The following DNA comes from Pseudoalteromonas aliena SW19.
ACCGTTACGGCTAAACCCTTACCAGGTTATCCTGAGGGCATTTTAGTTGTACAAGATGGCTATAACCGACTACCACAACAACCGCAAAACTTTAAAATAATAGATTGGCGAGAGGTTAAAAAAGCAATTAAGTAGTGCTTATTTAACCTGAACTCTCGTTAAGATATTTATATCCTGTAGTTCAGGTTATTTATTCAGATATTTAAAAGGCTCATACGAGCCTTTTTTATACTATAATTTAAGCCTATAAATTGATTGAGATAATTATGCGCCTATTATTTACTTTGTTACTAATAACGATAAGTAGCTTTACTCTAGCAGAAGAAGAAAAAGTAGAGCTTCCGCCGGTCGATCCCGCATATAATGCTGAGCACGCTATGGTATTAATAAATCAAAACTCGAGTGTTTTTGCCGTTAATTTGCCAGGCTATGAGCTCCCTCATGATGTGCAAGTCGTTTATAAAGTGGATGTTTCTGATGTTCCTTTTTTGGACTTAGTCAGAGATGCAGAGCTAATTACAATTAAGCCACAACCATTTAATATTCAACGTTTAATACGAGGCGAAGAAGTCACAATTATTGCAGATGTTTATGATGGTGATTATCGGCAAGGTGGTAATAAGCTCTACACAAATAAATCGATAGTCCTGAGTAAACAGCTTTACGCGAGAGAGTTAACCGATTTAAGTGAACCATCACAATGGCAAGAATACGATATGATCACGCTAAATAATGATGGTCGTATATACATTCATAAAATAACAAAAGCACCGAGTTTCAATCATCTAATTTTTGTAGATTTAAAAAATGCCTGTTTGCAGAAGATCCGCACTTCAAAGCTCGTCCCACCTGATAGCGAACTAAACTATAAATTTGTAAACTGTGGCACCTTTAAGCCCCTTTATTACAATGCGGATGATTTTAAAAAATAGTTATACCAATCTGCTTATATATGGGGTCTATTTGACGTTAAGAAAATTACGCTAGAACTAGGCAAAATTTTTTGTATCTAGTTGTTCTAAATAAAAAATTTTTAACGACGGTATAGTGCAATTTAATTCGTTAAATTGATCAAAGATTTATGCAGTTTGGTATTATTTAACCTGAACTCTGGTTAATTAAGGATAACAATATAACTTTGAAGAATAATCTGGAGGAATAACGGAACACAAATAAAAACAGCCCAAATTCAGTCACCACCGAAATTGAGCCGTTTTTCACACTGACAACATCTTCACACACAATATAAAGATTTTTGGTTTACATTACGCGGCGCTGTAGAAAATAAAAACAACTCAAATTCTTTTTTATAGAAATAAATCCACGAACCTGAGTTGTTTTTCACACTGACAACATCTTCACACACAATATAAAGATTCTTTTAAGCGAGGCTAACTTTGCCTCAAACTTATGACAAGAGCCTTGCTCTGTGTCTATGGTTAAACTTTAGAGTGTTAGCTCCAATTTTACAAACGAGAAAAATAAACCTAACAGGTGAAAAAAACTAAACCATAGACCTTTGTCTAATACATTAAGATTGGATTACTTTAGAAGCTATCGAGTCAAGCAGTTTTACAGACACAAAAAAAGCGCTATAAAGCGCTTTTTAATATTTAAGGCGGACTTAAATAATTTGATTTTCTTTCCAGGCTTGCTCTTTTGCTAAACGGTTTTTGCGCTTATCACATGGATCATCGCAATCACAGGCTTTATCAATACCAACCGAGCCCAAACCACCACAGCTGCTTGCCATAGATTTTTTTTGCACGATCATACCAACGGCCATAGCCGACACTATCAAAATTAGTAAGCCAAAAGTAAGAAGAAAAAGTGACATTGCTTAGCCCCTATTGATCAGCAATAAATTAAGCTCAAAACATTTCTGAGCGACTGCAATTATATACCCAAATAACGTGGAAATAAACAAGCCCGCGCCTTACTATAAATAAGGTTTAAATGCAGGGCTTGAGTATGTTATTAAACCGTCTTTCGATTTAGCGATTAAATATACAGGTAAGTCATGCTCCTGAGCATAAGCTTGCGCTTTATCCATGCCCATAACGGTTAATGCTGTCGCTAAACCATCAGCTGTCATAGCACTTGGATGAAGCACGGTTACCGATACTAGGTCATGCTTAGTTGGCATTCCTGTTGTTGGGTCAATTAAATGAGTATAAATTTCGCCATTCATCTCATAAAAAATCCGGTAATCACCTGACGTTGCAATACCATTAGTACCCGGCGTTAAAATACGGTGTACTTTACGCTCTCCAGGTTGTGCATCTGGTTGCTCTATAGCTATTACCCAATCTTTATTATTTGGCTTTTCGCCTGCAATTCGAAGCTCACCGCCAATTTCAACCATGTAGTTGGTAATATTGTGGCTTTCTAATAATTGCGCCACCTTATCAATACCGTAGCCTTTAGCCGTTGCCGAAAACGATAGCTCTAAGCCAGCCACTTTTTTAGCCAAACCTTGAGCTGTTAGCGTAAGCTTATCAACGCCTATATTTTTAATCATACTAACTAACTCTTCATCGCTAGGACGATTAGTTGGTTTTTTATCTGGGCCAAATCCCCATAAATCGATTAATGGCCCCATAGTGACATCAAGTGTTTTGGTTGACTCACCTAACCGAATAGACTCAGATATAACAGCCCTAAAATCTTCACTAATCGGCATAACCTGATTTGCTGGTAATCTGTTGAATGTATTTATCTCAGAGTCTTCTATGTAAGTAGACATAGATTGATTAACATCTTTTAAAACAGCGTCTATTTGCGACTTTAATTGTGAGGCCGACAACTGAGCTTGCTCATCGTAATATTTAATATGATAAGTGGTCCCCATAGTTTTACCTTCTAAAAAGGTCTCTTTTAACTCAGGCTTTTCACCACACCCAGACAATAATAAGGTCAGTGTAATTAGCAAAAAAGCCATTATGCCTTGTGAAGTACTTACTCGATTCATAGCTGCTCTACTTAATAGATTAAAAAATTAAAGAATAAAAAAGCCTCGTAACACAAGTGCTACGAGGCTGGTATTTTAACCAAAACTAAACTGTTTTGGTATGAGTGTTAGCCACCGAAGTCATCTAGTAAGATATTTTCGTCTTCAACACCTAAATCTTTAAGCATAGTAATAACTGCCGCGTTCATCATTGGAGGACCACACATGTAGTACTCACAATCTTCCGGCGCTTCATGATCTTTAAGATAGTTCTCAAATAACACGTTATGGATGAAGCCAGTATAGCCTTCCCAGTTATCTTCAGGTTGTGGATCTGAAAGCGCTGTATGCCATACGAAGTTAGGATTCTCAGCGGCTAAGCCGTCAAAATCTTCTACGTAGAACATTTCACGTTCAGAACGTGCACCATACCAAAAGCTCATCTTACGTTTAGAGTTCAAACGTTTAAGTTGGTCAAAGATATGAGAACGCATTGGCGCCATACCAGCACCACCACCAACAAATACCATTTCTGCATCGGTGTCTTTAGCGAAAAACTCACCAAATGGACCTGAAATAGTTACTTTATCGCCAGCTGTAAGTGACCAAATGTACGAAGACATTTTACCACACGGCAAGCTAAGGTTTCTTGGCGGCGGAGCAGCAATACGCACGTTAAGCATAATGATGCCTTCTTCTTCTGGGTAGTTAGCCATTGAGTAAGCACGAATAGTTTCTTCGTCTACTTTTGACTCCAGATCGAAGAAACCAAAGTGGTTCCAATCACCACGATATTCTTCAGGAACATCGAAATCTGCATATTTAACGTGATGAGGTGGCGCTTCGATTTGGATGTAACCACCCGCACGGAACGGTACTGACTCACCATCTGGAATTTGAAGCTTAAGTTCTTTAATGAACGTTGCTTTGTTATCGTTAGAGATAACTTCACAATCCCACTTCTTAACACCGAAAATTGACTCTTCAAGCTCAATTTCCATGTCGTTTTTAACATTTACCTGACACGCTAAACGACAGCCTTCACGGGCTTCGCCTTTAGATATGTGATCAAGCTCAGTTGGCAGGATATCGCCACCACCTTCTTTAATGTGTACACGACACTGGCCACAAGAGCCACCGCCACCACATGCAGATGATACAAATATACCTGACTCAGATAATGCACTTAAAAGCTTATTACCTGCTGATGTAGTAATGGCTTTATCTTTATCACCATTAATACCGATGATGATATCACCGCTTGCAACTAACTGAGATTTAGCACCAATGATGACTAAAACCAGTAGTACAACGATAGCGATAAAAACACCAACGCCTAAGAAAATCTGATAATCCATGATTTATCCTCGCTACCTTTACAGTGAAATACCAGAGAATGACATAAAGCCAAGTCCCATTAAACCAACAGTGATGAAGGTAATACCTAAACCACGTAAGCCGTCTGGCACGTCTGAATACTTCATTTTCTCACGGATACCTGCAAGTAATGTAATTGCAAGTGCCCAACCAACACCAGCGCCAATACCATAAACAACAGACTCACTGAAGTTATAGTTACGCTCAACCATGAAAGATACCGCACCAAAGATTGCACAGTTAACTGTGATCAATGGTAAAAAGATACCTAACGCGTTGTAAAGTACTGGGAAGAATTTATCTAATACCATTTCAAGAATTTGCACTAGCGCTGCAATAACGCCAATGAAAGTTAAGAAACGTAAAAAGCTAAGGTCTGCATCAGGATAACCAAGCCACGTAAGTGAGCCTGGTGCTAACACAGCATGGTAAACCAAGTTGTTAACAGGTACAGAAATACCTAAAACAACGATAACCGCTACACCTAGGCCAATTGAAGTAGTCACTTTTTTAGATACTGCTAAAAAAGTACACATGCCTAAGAAAAATGATAACGCTAAGTTTTCAATAAAAACGGCTTTTACAAATAAACTAATATAATGTTCCACTGTGTGCCCCTTACGCTTTAGCTTCTACTTGGTCTTTCTTATAAGTACGAAGTACCCATATGAATAAACCAATGATGAAGAATGCACTCGGTGGTAATATTAATAGACCCATAGGTTGATACCAACCGCCATCTTGTACTAATGGGATAATATCAACACCGAATAGTGTTCCTTTACCGAATAGCTCACGAATGAAACCAACAGTAAGTAAAACAACAGAGTAGCCTAAACCATTACCAATACCATCAAGGAATGACATAAGTGGTGGTGACTTCATCGCATATGCTTCAGCACGACCCATTACGATACAGTTAGTAATAATTAGACCAACAAATACTGAAAGCTCTTTAGCTGTAGCATAAGAAAACGCTTGCAATACTTGGTCAACAACAATTACTAATGATGCAATAATCGTCATTTGTACAATGATACGTACTGACGATGGGATCTGGTTACGAATAATCGAGATAAAGAAGCTAGAAAATGCAGTTACTAACGTCAATGCGATTGACATAATTAACGCATTTTTTAAGCTAGACGTTACCGCTAGCGCAGAACAAATACCCAGTACTTGTAGTGCGATTGGGTTGTTAGCTAAAACCGGACCAAATAGGACCGCCTTCATTTCTTTAGTATCAGCCATTATTTCAATGCTCCTTTACGTACTTTCGCAAGGAAAGGGCCAAAGCCATTTTCGCCAGTCCAAAAGTCAACTGCATGTTCAACACCGTTAGACGTTAATGTAGCACCTGAAAGACCATCGATCTTATGCTCATTGCCGTTAGCAGTACCTTTAACAATTTGAATTGGTAGCTCTTTGCCTTGCCACGTAGCAGTCCACTGTGGATTTTGGATTTCACCACCTAAGCCAGGCGTTTCATTATGTTTGTAGAAGATAATGTTTTTAACTGTTTCGCCATCGCTCTCAAGCGAGATAAAACCGTACATTAAGCCCCATAAGCCATAGCCCTGAATAGGAAGAATGATTGCATCAATAGAGCCATCTTCTTTTTTCGAGATATACACCGGTGACTCTTTAGTCACACGTTGAATACCAGCAATGTCTTTAACGCCTTTCTCTTTTAGAGAAACACTTAGCGCTGCATCGTATTTGCTTTTTTCAAAATCAAAGATTGTTGGGTCTGTATCTACAAACTCACCTGTGGTCATATTTACAACGCGCGCTTCGATTTTAGCATTAAATGTATCAGATACATTTTCAACTTTATCTATGCCCGCAGCTGCTAAGATATTGCTTTGAATATCTTTATTTTTATTAGCTTGCTGTAAAGGACGAAGCTGTACAGAAGCAAACGATACAATAATTGCACACACTAAACATAGTGCGACAACAACTGCTAACGTTTTACCGATTGATTCGTTATTACTAGACATTACGTGCCAACCTCCGCTTGATATTAGCTTGCACTACAAAGTGATCGAACAGTGGAGCGAATAAGTTAGCAAATAAAATTGCTAGCATCATACCTTCTGGGAAAGCAGGATTCACAACACGGATAAGAACCACCATAAGACCAATTAGTAAACCGTATGCAAATTTACCTTTGTTAGTAAATGCAGCCGATACAGGGTCAGTAGCCATAAAGAACATACCAAACGCAAAACCACCCAGCACTAAATGCCAATACCAAGGCATTGCAAATACAGGGTTAGTTTCTGAGCCAACAGCATTTAATAAGAATGCCGTTGCTACCATACCTAGGAATACACCTAGTACGATACGCCAAGAAGCGATGCGAACGTAAATTAAGAATAAACCACCTACAAGTAATGCAAGTGTCGATGTCTCACCAACAGAACCTTGAATGAAACCGTAAAATGCATTCCACCATAATTCCATGTTTGAAAAATCAAGTGTGCCAACAAAAGCTTGGCCTAGCATAGTCGCACCAGAGAAAGAATCTACTGCAGTCCATACTGTGTCACCCGAAATTTGCGCAGGGTATGCGAAGAATAAGAACGCACGACCAGCCAAAGCAGGGTTTAAGAAGTTACGACCAGTACCACCAAAAATTTCTTTAGCGATTACTACACCGAATGTGATACCTAGTGCAACTTGCCATAAAGGAATTGTTGCAGGTAAAATAAGTGCAAATAATACAGAAGTAACGAAGAAACCTTCATTAATTTCATGCTTACGCACAGAAGCAAAAATCACTTCCCAAAAACCACCTACAGCAAATGTGACTGCGTAAATTGGTAGGAAGAAACATGCTCCGTAAAACATTTTAGCGCCCCAGCCCGCATTAGCGGTTAATTCACCACCAAAGAACTGAAACAGACCAACCTGCCACGAGTTTGCTAGTTCAAAACCTTGTGCTAAAGCACCTGCGGCCTGGTGACCGATGTTGAACATACCAAAAAACATAGCTGGGAACGTCGCCATCCACACTAAAATCATCATGCGTTTTAGGTCGATATTATCGCGTACGTGTGTCTTGCCTTTATTTACATAGCCTGGTGTATAAAAAATAGTTGCAGCTGCTTCATACAGTGCATAAAACTTTTCATATTTTCCACCGGCTTCAAAATTCGGCTCGATATCTTCTAGATATTTTTTTAAACCCATCTCTCTAGCCTTCCTTCTCGATCGTTGATAAGCAATCGCGCAGGATAGAACCATACTCGTATTTGCCAGGACAAACGAAGGTACATAACGCTAAATCTTCTTCATCAAGTTCAAGCGCGCCTAATGAAATTGCACTGTCTAAGTCACGTGCAATTAAGTCACGTAATAATAGCGTAGGCAAAATATCTAACGGCATTACGCGCTCGTAGCTACCAATTGGTACCATGGCACGTTTTGAACCACCTGTAGACGTTGTCATTTTAAATAAACGACTCGGTGTGAGGTGAGAAAGGAATGTACGCGTTACAGAGAATTTATCACTACCTGGTGCAATCCAGCCAAATAGTTCTTTTTCGCGACCTTCAAGTAATACAGATACTTGAACGTGGTAACGACCTAAGAACGCATTAACACCGTTTGAAGTAGCACCAGATAAAACAGAACCAGAAATAACACGGTTATCACCGTCTTCTAATTCTCCAGCAACTAAATCATCCAATGAAGCACCTAATTGTGTTTTCACTAAACGTGGGTTTTTAACACGAGGACCTGCAAGCGAAACAACACGACTTGTGTAAATTTCACCAGTAAGGAATAAGTGACCATACGCAATAACGTCTTGGTAACCAATATGCCAAACTTGTTTACTAGCAGATACAGGGTCAAGATTGTGGATATGAGTGCCTACAAGGCCAGCCGGATGCACACCACCAAACTCATGTACTTCTACTTGAGCTATAGATGAGCTAGGAACTTGACTGCCAACTTGTTTACAAACAAATACTTTCCCATCAGTCAAACGCGATACAACGGCTAAACCCGCTTCAAATGCTTGCACATTATCAGCAATAACTACCGCAGGATCTGCAGCAAGAGGATTAGTGTCGATAGCGGTCACAAAAATAGAGCTAGGATTTGCATCCACAGCCGCAACTTTGCTGAATGGGCGAGCACGAAGTGCCGTCCACTGACCAGACTGGATAAGTACTTCTTTAGCTTTTTCACGATCTAAGCTCGTAAGCTCAGTGTCAGAGAAAGAGTCAAAGGTGATTTGCTCACTGCCGTCTACTTCAATAACAACAGATTGCAGTACACGTTTAGCACCACGATTTATTTCTTTTACAACACCAGAAGCTGGTGCGGTAAATAGGACGCCTGGGTTCTTTTTATCTTCAAAAAGTACCTGGCCTTTTTTAACTTGGTCATCCATACGGATATGCATGGTTGGACGCATACCAATAAACTCTTCACCTAGCACAGCTACACGTTTGACGGGAGAACCGTCGTGAATAACTTGCTGAGGTGCGCCCTCTATGGGTAAATCCAGACCTTTTTTTATGTTGATCATACGCACTTGCACTACATTAACGGAAAGAAACTGAAAAATCGTACCAACCACGTCGCCATTTGAGCTATCCCAAGTTATTTCAATGTATAAAAGAACAACTCGCTATGAATACTAAATAAGCAACGCGGTAAAAACTCTTCACATATTGCCTTAATTTTAACATCATTGTGGGCGACTATGCGAGTCTAATTATGAAAATTATACGACAGAAACACTTATTTAGTTTTGTTATGTGTATTTAATAAAATTTAAGTTAGACCAAAGTGGTAGCTTAAGCAAAGAATGACATTTTTTAACCTCGATTGTTCAAAAAATCCCACAAAACAAAAAAGTCGCACTAAGCGACTTTTTAATTACATATTTGAAAAATATGGTTAATCGATCATATTTGTAATTGGTTTGACCGAATCCACATCTTGTTCGTAATCAACACCCTCAATACCAAAGCCAAATAAACGTAAAAACTCGCTATGGTAACCGACATAATCGGTTAACTCATCAATGCTGCTCGTATCTACTTTATCCCAAACAGCTTGAATACGTGCTTGCACATCATCTTCTAATTCTTTGTAGTTTTGAAATAAGTGGCCGCCGTCATCAAAGCGTGGGTTATCACCATATAAGTTTTCACTAAATAGTGCTTGGATCTGCTCAATTGTACCTTCGTAAGTACCATCTGCCTTCATTACTTTAAATAATGCTGAAATGTATAACGGCATAATAGGAATAGCAGAGCTTGCTTGTGTTACCACTGCATTAAGTGATGATACATAGGCTTCGCCATTTAAATCCTTTGTTGACTCTTTAATAGCAGCCGTTGCACGGTCTAAATCTTCTTTTGCTTTACCTATTGTTGCATGTCCGTATATTGGCCATGTTAGCTCTTTACCGATATAAGTGTACGCTGTGGTTTTAAAATTATCAGCTAACACATCAGCGGCTTTTAATGCCTCAATCCACATTTCCCAATCTTCACCACCCATTACTTTAATGGTGTTATCGATATCGTCTTGATTTGCTGCTTCAACGGTAATTTCGTCAATTTCGCGTTTTGACGTATTCAAGTTTTTAGTGGTTACTGCATTACCTATTGGCTTAAGTGTAGATGAGAACACTTCGCCCGTATTTGGATCTGTACGACGAGGAGACGCTAGGCTGTAAATAATACAATCTACTTTACCCAAATCTGCTTTAATGGTGTCGATTGCTTTTTGCTTGATTTCGTTTGAAAACGCGTCACCATTAATATTTTTAGACCAAAGACCTGCTTCGTCTGCTGCTTCTTGAAATGCTGCCGTATTGTACCAACCAGCAGAACCTGTTTTACGTTCAGTACCTTCTTTTTCAAAGAAAATACCGAGTGTTTTAGCACCGCCACCAAATGCAGCTGTGATACGCGATGCCAAGCCGTAGCCTGTAGATGCGCCAATAACTAATACATTTTTTGGTGCGTTTTTTAACGCCCCTTGTTGTTTTACATAGTTAATCTGCTCTTGAACATGCTCGCTACATCCCGTTGGATGTGCGTTGGTACAGATAAATCCACGAATTTTAGGCTTAATGACCATTGATGATCCTATATCTTTTACAATAAAAATTAGCGCTAGTTTAAAGGCTAATACTAAAAACACTGATCTGATCAGTTAATCACTAATCAAATGTCTTATAAAACGATTACTTAGCTAGATTTAGAACCGCCCATACAATTAGGCGAATCAGGCGCTTCGCCGCCCTGTTCGGTATACTCATCCGGTGTATAAGTATGGATAGCGAGTGCATGAATATGATTTGCTAACTCATCTTTTAATATTTCATTAATTTCACGATGGCGTTGTAACAGGCGTTTGCCGGCAAATTCTTCGCTTACCACGATAACTTTAAAATGTGACTCAGTGCCTTTGCTGTGCATGTGGCTTTCATTAATTACATTTAAATGCTTACAGGCAATTGCGCTGCTGATTTTTTCTTGAATTTGTTGCTGCATTGACATAAAAACCATTTTTGTAGTTAAGTTATATTGTTATCATAACAACTAGCCAAGCCTATTGGCTAACTAAAATTGAGCTTGTTTGATTTGCTTTATGTATCTGAACGTTAAGCTAATTCGTGGGTGAGCTAATGTAGTTTGCTTTGGGATTGCATGTTGATAATCGCGTTGACTGTCGCCATTCATGACTAAACAGCTGCCACTTTGTAACTTTAAGTCGGTTATTTTGTTTGTCGATTTTTGTTTAAGCTTTAAAACACGCTCTGCCCCAAGCGATACACACACGATAGTAGGTTGATGGCCCAGTTCTATTTCGTCATCACTGTGCCAGCCCATAGTATCGTTACCATCTCGATAATAATTAACCAATAAAGAATTCAATGGCTGATTTAAATGTTTTTCTAAGCGCTTACGCATTGCGAATAAAATATCAG
Coding sequences within:
- the nqrM gene encoding (Na+)-NQR maturation NqrM, whose product is MSLFLLTFGLLILIVSAMAVGMIVQKKSMASSCGGLGSVGIDKACDCDDPCDKRKNRLAKEQAWKENQII
- a CDS encoding FAD:protein FMN transferase encodes the protein MNRVSTSQGIMAFLLITLTLLLSGCGEKPELKETFLEGKTMGTTYHIKYYDEQAQLSASQLKSQIDAVLKDVNQSMSTYIEDSEINTFNRLPANQVMPISEDFRAVISESIRLGESTKTLDVTMGPLIDLWGFGPDKKPTNRPSDEELVSMIKNIGVDKLTLTAQGLAKKVAGLELSFSATAKGYGIDKVAQLLESHNITNYMVEIGGELRIAGEKPNNKDWVIAIEQPDAQPGERKVHRILTPGTNGIATSGDYRIFYEMNGEIYTHLIDPTTGMPTKHDLVSVTVLHPSAMTADGLATALTVMGMDKAQAYAQEHDLPVYLIAKSKDGLITYSSPAFKPYL
- the nqrF gene encoding NADH:ubiquinone reductase (Na(+)-transporting) subunit F — its product is MDYQIFLGVGVFIAIVVLLVLVIIGAKSQLVASGDIIIGINGDKDKAITTSAGNKLLSALSESGIFVSSACGGGGSCGQCRVHIKEGGGDILPTELDHISKGEAREGCRLACQVNVKNDMEIELEESIFGVKKWDCEVISNDNKATFIKELKLQIPDGESVPFRAGGYIQIEAPPHHVKYADFDVPEEYRGDWNHFGFFDLESKVDEETIRAYSMANYPEEEGIIMLNVRIAAPPPRNLSLPCGKMSSYIWSLTAGDKVTISGPFGEFFAKDTDAEMVFVGGGAGMAPMRSHIFDQLKRLNSKRKMSFWYGARSEREMFYVEDFDGLAAENPNFVWHTALSDPQPEDNWEGYTGFIHNVLFENYLKDHEAPEDCEYYMCGPPMMNAAVITMLKDLGVEDENILLDDFGG
- the nqrE gene encoding NADH:ubiquinone reductase (Na(+)-transporting) subunit E, giving the protein MEHYISLFVKAVFIENLALSFFLGMCTFLAVSKKVTTSIGLGVAVIVVLGISVPVNNLVYHAVLAPGSLTWLGYPDADLSFLRFLTFIGVIAALVQILEMVLDKFFPVLYNALGIFLPLITVNCAIFGAVSFMVERNYNFSESVVYGIGAGVGWALAITLLAGIREKMKYSDVPDGLRGLGITFITVGLMGLGFMSFSGISL
- a CDS encoding NADH:ubiquinone reductase (Na(+)-transporting) subunit D: MADTKEMKAVLFGPVLANNPIALQVLGICSALAVTSSLKNALIMSIALTLVTAFSSFFISIIRNQIPSSVRIIVQMTIIASLVIVVDQVLQAFSYATAKELSVFVGLIITNCIVMGRAEAYAMKSPPLMSFLDGIGNGLGYSVVLLTVGFIRELFGKGTLFGVDIIPLVQDGGWYQPMGLLILPPSAFFIIGLFIWVLRTYKKDQVEAKA
- a CDS encoding Na(+)-translocating NADH-quinone reductase subunit C, coding for MSSNNESIGKTLAVVVALCLVCAIIVSFASVQLRPLQQANKNKDIQSNILAAAGIDKVENVSDTFNAKIEARVVNMTTGEFVDTDPTIFDFEKSKYDAALSVSLKEKGVKDIAGIQRVTKESPVYISKKEDGSIDAIILPIQGYGLWGLMYGFISLESDGETVKNIIFYKHNETPGLGGEIQNPQWTATWQGKELPIQIVKGTANGNEHKIDGLSGATLTSNGVEHAVDFWTGENGFGPFLAKVRKGALK
- a CDS encoding NADH:ubiquinone reductase (Na(+)-transporting) subunit B, coding for MGLKKYLEDIEPNFEAGGKYEKFYALYEAAATIFYTPGYVNKGKTHVRDNIDLKRMMILVWMATFPAMFFGMFNIGHQAAGALAQGFELANSWQVGLFQFFGGELTANAGWGAKMFYGACFFLPIYAVTFAVGGFWEVIFASVRKHEINEGFFVTSVLFALILPATIPLWQVALGITFGVVIAKEIFGGTGRNFLNPALAGRAFLFFAYPAQISGDTVWTAVDSFSGATMLGQAFVGTLDFSNMELWWNAFYGFIQGSVGETSTLALLVGGLFLIYVRIASWRIVLGVFLGMVATAFLLNAVGSETNPVFAMPWYWHLVLGGFAFGMFFMATDPVSAAFTNKGKFAYGLLIGLMVVLIRVVNPAFPEGMMLAILFANLFAPLFDHFVVQANIKRRLARNV
- a CDS encoding Na(+)-translocating NADH-quinone reductase subunit A; amino-acid sequence: MINIKKGLDLPIEGAPQQVIHDGSPVKRVAVLGEEFIGMRPTMHIRMDDQVKKGQVLFEDKKNPGVLFTAPASGVVKEINRGAKRVLQSVVIEVDGSEQITFDSFSDTELTSLDREKAKEVLIQSGQWTALRARPFSKVAAVDANPSSIFVTAIDTNPLAADPAVVIADNVQAFEAGLAVVSRLTDGKVFVCKQVGSQVPSSSIAQVEVHEFGGVHPAGLVGTHIHNLDPVSASKQVWHIGYQDVIAYGHLFLTGEIYTSRVVSLAGPRVKNPRLVKTQLGASLDDLVAGELEDGDNRVISGSVLSGATSNGVNAFLGRYHVQVSVLLEGREKELFGWIAPGSDKFSVTRTFLSHLTPSRLFKMTTSTGGSKRAMVPIGSYERVMPLDILPTLLLRDLIARDLDSAISLGALELDEEDLALCTFVCPGKYEYGSILRDCLSTIEKEG
- the fabV gene encoding enoyl-ACP reductase FabV → MVIKPKIRGFICTNAHPTGCSEHVQEQINYVKQQGALKNAPKNVLVIGASTGYGLASRITAAFGGGAKTLGIFFEKEGTERKTGSAGWYNTAAFQEAADEAGLWSKNINGDAFSNEIKQKAIDTIKADLGKVDCIIYSLASPRRTDPNTGEVFSSTLKPIGNAVTTKNLNTSKREIDEITVEAANQDDIDNTIKVMGGEDWEMWIEALKAADVLADNFKTTAYTYIGKELTWPIYGHATIGKAKEDLDRATAAIKESTKDLNGEAYVSSLNAVVTQASSAIPIMPLYISALFKVMKADGTYEGTIEQIQALFSENLYGDNPRFDDGGHLFQNYKELEDDVQARIQAVWDKVDTSSIDELTDYVGYHSEFLRLFGFGIEGVDYEQDVDSVKPITNMID
- a CDS encoding BolA family protein; its protein translation is MSMQQQIQEKISSAIACKHLNVINESHMHSKGTESHFKVIVVSEEFAGKRLLQRHREINEILKDELANHIHALAIHTYTPDEYTEQGGEAPDSPNCMGGSKSS
- a CDS encoding alpha-ketoglutarate-dependent dioxygenase AlkB family protein, giving the protein MQRQNANPQQLPNGFSYQSRALSAQKSLDLFYYLQKNLTWQQPDVTVYSKTGPIPRLQCFISEHNFEYGYSHSKLIVEPWPDILFAMRKRLEKHLNQPLNSLLVNYYRDGNDTMGWHSDDEIELGHQPTIVCVSLGAERVLKLKQKSTNKITDLKLQSGSCLVMNGDSQRDYQHAIPKQTTLAHPRISLTFRYIKQIKQAQF